The DNA sequence ATCGCGGGCGCGGCGCAGGGTCTCGGCGCCCGCGGCCTCGACGGTGCGGGCGGCCTCGGCCTCGGCCGCGCGCGCCGTGGCTGCGGCCGCGTCGCGGGCCTCGGCCAGAAGGCGGCGGCGCAGGGTCTCGGCCTCCTGCCGGGCCTCTTCCAGAAGCGCCGCGCGCTGCCGCAGGGTCTCGGCCGCAGCCGAAGCCGCCTCGGCCTCCGCCGCATGCGCCCGCGCCTCGGCCGCCTCGGCCGCGCCCAGCGAGGCCGTCAGCACCCGCTGGCGCTCAGCGATCATCGCGGCCACCGGGCGGAAGAGCACATGGCGGAGGATCGCCAGCAGGATCAGGACATTGGCGATCTGGACGGCGAAGGTGAGCCAGTCGAAGGTCACGGCGGTCAGCCGGTGAAGGGATTGGCGAAGAGGAGCAGGAGCGCGATCACGAGGCAGTAGATCGCCATGGTCTCGATCATGGCGAGCCCCACGAACAGGGTGCGCGAGAGGGTGCCCGCGGCCTCGGGCTGGCGGGCGATGGCCTCCATGGCGGCGGCCACGGCCCTTCCCTCCCCCAGCGCCGGGCCGAGGGAGCCTATTCCCACGGCGAAGGCCGCGCCGAGGATGCTGGCGATCTGGACGGTTTCGGGGGTCACGGGGCGGTCTCCTCTGCGGCGCCGTCCTCCACGGCGCTCGCGATGAACACGAGCGCGAGGATGGCGAAGATATAGGCCTGCACGGCGCCGGTCAGCAGATCGAGCGCCATCAGCGGGATCGGCACCAGAAGCCCCGCGAGCGAGAGCACGATGCCTAAGACGAAGACCCCGCTCATGACATTGCCGAAGAGGCGCAGCATGAGCGAGACGGAGCGGGTGACCTGCTCGACGAGATTGAGCGGGATCATGGCCCAGGTCGGCCGGGCGAAGGCGCGGAGCCAGCCCCAGAGCCCCTGCGCGCGGATGCCGAAGCCGATGGTGGTCAGGAACACGATCAGCGCCAGCGCCGCGTCGGTTTCCAGATGCGCGGTCGGCGGCTCGACGCCCGGGATCAGCGAGGACCAGTTGCAGGTCAGCACGAAGAGAAGCAGCGTGCCGATCAGCGCGCGGACCCGGCCCGGATCGCCCGCGAGGGTCGAGAGGATCTGCGCATCGAGCGCGGTCACCACAAGCTCCAGCGCCGCCTGCCCCCGCCCGGGCACGAGCGCGAGCCGCCGCGTGACAGCCCAAGAGCCGAGCGCCAGCACCGCCATGACGCCCCAGGTCACCACCACCGTCTCGCTGACGGCCAGCGGCCCGAGGGTGAAGGCGATGCGTTCGGCAAGCGGACTCTCGATCATTTCGCGCGCTCCCGCCGCAGGATGAGGGCGCGGCCCCCGAGGATGCCTGCGGCGGCGGCAAGCAGCGTGGTCGCCCCGCCCCGGCTGCAGAGGACAAGGAAGGCGGCCAGCAGCGCGAGCCGGAGGAGCTGCAGCGGGATCGCCCCGAGATCGCCCCGGAGCAGCCGGTCCGACAGGCGGCGGAGGGTCGCGAAATGCAGCGCCCCGGCGAGGGTTCCGGCGCCGAGCGCCGCGAGCGGGAGGAGGAGGTCGGTCATTGCGCATGCATCCATCGCAGGGCGAGCCAGAGGCCCAGGGCCGCGCCCGCCATCGTGAGGGCGGCGGCAAAGGTGATCCCGGTGCCGAGGAGCCGGTCGAGCCAGCCCCCGGCCAGCACGCCGCCGAGGGTCGGCAGCACGATCACCCATCCCAGCACCCCGATCTGGCCGAAGCGGCGCGCGAGCGAGGGCTCGGGATCGCGCCGCCCCGCCTCGGCGCGGACGGCGCTGCGCCGGACGGCCTCCGCGAGCGGATCCGGGGAGGCCCCGGGCGGGGCCGGGGGCGAAATGGCGGGCGCGGCCGCGGGATCCGGTCCGGGACCGGCTCCGGGCGGGGCGGATCCCGGGCCGGGGCCGGTCATTCGAAGGCCTCCACGATGCCGGAAAGGTCGGCGCCCGGCGCGCGGTCGAGGTGGCGCATCAGGCTGCGGATCGCATTGGCATGGAGGCGCACCTGCTCGCCCCGGGCGCGGCGCGCGGCCTGATCGGCGGCCTCGGCCTGCCGCTTCAGCCCGGCCTCGAGCCGGGCCAGATCCTCGCCCGGCACCGCCTCTCGGCAGGCGACGGTGACGAGCCGTCCGCCCGTGGCGCGCAGCACGCCCCCCCGGATCGCGCAGAAGTGCCAGGGCCCCTCGGGGCGGCGAAAGCGCAGCACCCCCGCCTCGATCACCGTCAGCAGATCGACATGCCCGGGCAGGAGGCCGAAGCCCCCCGAGGCATCCTCGGCGCGGATCGAGGCCAGCCCCTCCTCCTCGAGCACCGCCGCAAGCGGCGTGGTCACGCGGAGCGTCAGGCTCATGCGGCCCCCTTCCGGCGGCGCGCCTCTTCCCGTGCGCGCGCCTCCGCAAGCGTGCCGATCATGTAGAGCGAGCCCTCGTCCCAGTCGTCGCACTCCCCCCCGAGGATCGCCGCGCAGCCCTGCACCGTCTCGGCCACCGGAACCGAGCGGCCCTCCATGCCGGTATAGGCGGCGGCGACGAAGAAGGGCTGGGTCAGGAAGCGCTGCAGCTTGCGGGCGCGGCCCACCATCAGCTGCTCCTCGCGGCCGAGCTCCTCGATACCCAGAAGCGCGATCACGTCGCGCAGCTCGTGGTAATGTTCGATCGCTTCCTTCAGCCGCCCCGCCACGCGGGCATGCTCCTCGCCCACCACCGCCGGATCGAGCAGGACGGAGGTGGTGGCCAGCGGATCGATCGCGGGATAGATCCCCTCGGCCGCCAGCTGCCGCGACAGGACCACCGTGCTGTCGACATGGGCGCTGATCGCGGTCACGGCGGGGTCGGTGAAATCGTCGGCCGGGACATAGACCGCCTCGATCGCCGTGACCGAGGCGCGCCCGACCGAGGCGATGCGCTCCTGCAGCGCCGCGACCTCGGTCTCGAGCGTCGGTTGATAGCCCACGCGCGAGGGCATCCGGCCCAGAAGCCCCGAGACCTCGGCCCCCGCCTGCACGAAGCGGAACACATTGTCGATGAGCAGAAGCACGTTGCGCCCCTCGCCGTCGCGGAAGCCCTCGGCGATGGTGAGCGCGGTCAGCGGCACGCGCCAGCGCGCGCCGGGCGGCTCGTTCATCTGGCCGTAGACCAGCACGGTGCGGTCGAGCACGCCCGAGGCCTTCATCTCGCCCAGCATCTCGTGCCCCTCGCGCGAGCGTTCGCCCACGCCCGCGAAGACCGAGATCCCGTCATAGCCCGAAACCATGGCGCGGATCAGCTCCATCACCAGCACGGTCTTGCCCACGCCCGCGCCGCCGAACATCGCGGTCTTGCCGCCCTGGGCCAGCGGGGCCAGCAGGTCGAGCACCTTGATGCCGGTGGAGAAGACCTGAAAGCGCGCGTCCTGCGCGGCGAGCGGCGGGGCGGGGTGCAGGATCGGCGCGCGGGGCGCCCCGGCGGGGATCGGCGGGCCCAGATCGGCGGGGCGGCCCGCCACATCGAGAAGCCGCCCGAGCACGGCCGGCCCCGTGGGCACCCGGAGCGGCCCGCCCGTCGTGCGGACCGTCTCGCCGCGGGCGATGCCCTGCGTCGAGTGCAGCGCGATGGCCCGGACATCGGCGGCGCCGAGATGGGCCTGGATCTCCGCCACGACGGGGAGGGAGCCCACCTCCACCACGTCGCCGATCGCGGGCAGAGGTCCCTCGACACGGATGTCGAGGACCGGCCCTCGAACCGATGTCACCCGTCCAGTCATCTGCGGTCCCTGCCTTTCGGCGAAGTGCCCGAGTCGCCC is a window from the Cereibacter sphaeroides 2.4.1 genome containing:
- a CDS encoding H+-transporting two-sector ATPase B/B' subunit; the encoded protein is MTFDWLTFAVQIANVLILLAILRHVLFRPVAAMIAERQRVLTASLGAAEAAEARAHAAEAEAASAAAETLRQRAALLEEARQEAETLRRRLLAEARDAAAATARAAEAEAARTVEAAGAETLRRARDLALAIVGRALAAQPVPPDAAGYARRLAEALAHLPPDRRAALASGAGLRLAAPAPLAEVPEVAGLPPLPVETDPALIAGLELRSANGVLHNSLAHDIGRIAEALTHER
- a CDS encoding F0F1 ATP synthase subunit C; its protein translation is MTPETVQIASILGAAFAVGIGSLGPALGEGRAVAAAMEAIARQPEAAGTLSRTLFVGLAMIETMAIYCLVIALLLLFANPFTG
- a CDS encoding F0F1 ATP synthase subunit A, whose amino-acid sequence is MIESPLAERIAFTLGPLAVSETVVVTWGVMAVLALGSWAVTRRLALVPGRGQAALELVVTALDAQILSTLAGDPGRVRALIGTLLLFVLTCNWSSLIPGVEPPTAHLETDAALALIVFLTTIGFGIRAQGLWGWLRAFARPTWAMIPLNLVEQVTRSVSLMLRLFGNVMSGVFVLGIVLSLAGLLVPIPLMALDLLTGAVQAYIFAILALVFIASAVEDGAAEETAP
- a CDS encoding N-ATPase subunit AtpR — protein: MTDLLLPLAALGAGTLAGALHFATLRRLSDRLLRGDLGAIPLQLLRLALLAAFLVLCSRGGATTLLAAAAGILGGRALILRRERAK
- a CDS encoding AtpZ/AtpI family protein gives rise to the protein MTGPGPGSAPPGAGPGPDPAAAPAISPPAPPGASPDPLAEAVRRSAVRAEAGRRDPEPSLARRFGQIGVLGWVIVLPTLGGVLAGGWLDRLLGTGITFAAALTMAGAALGLWLALRWMHAQ
- a CDS encoding F0F1 ATP synthase subunit epsilon, whose protein sequence is MSLTLRVTTPLAAVLEEEGLASIRAEDASGGFGLLPGHVDLLTVIEAGVLRFRRPEGPWHFCAIRGGVLRATGGRLVTVACREAVPGEDLARLEAGLKRQAEAADQAARRARGEQVRLHANAIRSLMRHLDRAPGADLSGIVEAFE
- the atpD gene encoding F0F1 ATP synthase subunit beta — encoded protein: MTGRVTSVRGPVLDIRVEGPLPAIGDVVEVGSLPVVAEIQAHLGAADVRAIALHSTQGIARGETVRTTGGPLRVPTGPAVLGRLLDVAGRPADLGPPIPAGAPRAPILHPAPPLAAQDARFQVFSTGIKVLDLLAPLAQGGKTAMFGGAGVGKTVLVMELIRAMVSGYDGISVFAGVGERSREGHEMLGEMKASGVLDRTVLVYGQMNEPPGARWRVPLTALTIAEGFRDGEGRNVLLLIDNVFRFVQAGAEVSGLLGRMPSRVGYQPTLETEVAALQERIASVGRASVTAIEAVYVPADDFTDPAVTAISAHVDSTVVLSRQLAAEGIYPAIDPLATTSVLLDPAVVGEEHARVAGRLKEAIEHYHELRDVIALLGIEELGREEQLMVGRARKLQRFLTQPFFVAAAYTGMEGRSVPVAETVQGCAAILGGECDDWDEGSLYMIGTLAEARAREEARRRKGAA